The Haloterrigena turkmenica DSM 5511 genome includes the window TGTGCGCGGTCCGGACCTGCTCGGTGGTGACGATCGGCGATGCGTGTTCGCGAACGGCCACCTCCGTCGCGAGCGTTTCCAGCGACGTGGGCTCTCGACGGTCGAAGAGGACCGAGAGGAGATACCGCCGTCGGGGGGCGGCGAGACCATCGAACGCGGTGGTTATCTGTTCAGTAGCGGAGCCGGGATTCATTACTCGATAGAGAGGATTGACGCGGGAAAGGACTGTACCAGCGTGCTCTGGTATGACCGAGAGATACCGCGACGGAATCCTCTCATCCTCCCCGTAGCTCGCGTTTAGCGCCGGTCCCGCCCTCGAAGTACGCCGTGAGGACCTTCGCCTGAGCGACCCGGAGGTGCTGGTGGAACGTCTGGCGGGCGATCCCGAGTCGATCGGCGATCTCACCGGCGTCGCTGCTTCGCGTCGGCCACTCGAAGTAGCCACCGTAGAAGGCCGCCTCGAGGGCCGTCCGCTGTTTCTCGGTCAACTCTTCGGCGACCCGCCGCCGGAAGTCGCCGCCGGTCTCGACCGGCTGCTCGACGGTCCGTTTCGACACGAACTCCGTCTCGGGGTAGGCCGCGGTGACGGCGTCGACGAGGTCGCGGACCTCGATATCGGGACTGGCCTGGACGACCGTCGTCGAGACCCCGCGGTCGGCGACTCGCGAGCGCACCCGGGCTCCGTAATCCGCGAGCAAGCCGGTGATCGTCGGCCCGGCGACGACGACCTCCCAGTGGCTTTCGTCCGCGTCGGTATCGACCAACCGGAGCTCCTCGACCGCGTCGTAGTCGGTCACGACCGCCCGGATCCGCTCGGGATCGGCGTCGGTGACGGTCACGTAGTGGACGAACCGCTCGTCGGTCAGCGGTAACACGTGACCGATCGAGAGCCGGCAGTCGAGGCGGGCCGAGCAGTCGACGTAGACGTCCCGCGGGTCGGTGGACTCGAACTCGAGTTCGACGACGATGTCCTGATAAAGGAGGCGCCGGACCGCCATCGCGTTGATCGCGTGTCCGATCGTGCCGCCAAACTCCTGAAGGACCTCTCGCTCGCGGTCGGTAAACGCCGCGGACTCGGCGGCGCCGACGACGAGCAGCCCGTAGGTGCGACCGCTCGCGGTGATCGGGACGACCGCGACCGCGCCGTAGTCGCGCTCGCGGGCGTCGCGGCGCCAGTCGTCGACGTCGCTCTCGCGGAGGTCGTGATAACACCGCACGGACTCCATCTCGAGCGTCGGTTCGTCCGAGTCGTCGTCCGGGGGCCCGACGAACGACGGGAGGACGGTCTCGACCGCGTCCGCGTCGATCCCGTCCCACGCCTGGGGTTCCCACGGCTGCCGGCCGCTCGTCACGACCGGGTCGACCCGACCGATGGCGGCGAATCGGTAGGCGTCCGCGTCGGCGAACGTCTCGACGATCGCCGACTCGACCTCGTCGCGGGTCTCGGCCGTGACCATCGCCTCGTCGATCGTCCTGATCGTCGCGTTGAGCCGCTCCAGGCGCTCGAGTTCCCGCTCACGGGCCTTGCGACCGGTGATGTCGCGGCCGACGCCGGTAAAGCCGAGCACGGAGCCGGTGTCGTCAGTGATCCGCGCGCTGTTGAACTCGTAGGGAACGATCTCGCCGTCGCTCGTCAGTAACCCTCCCTCGGCGGTAACGCGGTCGCCGTCCTCGAGGATTCGCTCGATGGCGTCGGCGATGTGATCGCGGTCAGACGGGGCGATGAACTCGAGCGGGTTCCTTTCCTCGAGTTCGCCCGACTCGTAGCCCGTCGCCTGCTCGAACCGTTCGTTCCAGTGGATCAGCTTCCCCTCAGTGTCGTAGGCGTAGAGCATGTCCGGCTGGGCCTCGAAGATGCTCTCGGTCAGCGCCTTCTCCTCGCGGAGTTCCCGCTCGCGGGCCTTGCGGTCGCTGACGTCGCGACCGACGCCGGTAAAGCCCAGGACGGACCCGGTCTCGTCGGTGATCCGTGCCGTGTTGAACTCGTAGGGGATCCGCCGCCCGTCCTTCGTGAGCAGCTCCGCTTCGACGGAAACGTACGGGGATTCCTCGAGGATTCGCTGGAGGGCGTCGGCGACCCGTTCGCGGTGGTCCGGGGCGACGAACTCGAGGGGCTCCATCTCGGCCAGTTCCGACTCCGCGTACCCCGTCACCTCCGGAACGCGGTCGTTCCACTTGAGGAAGGTCCCCTCCGCATCGAAGGCGTAGACGACGTCCGGTTGGGCCTCGAAGATGCTCTCCGAGAACGTCTTCTCCTCGCGGAGGTTCCGTTCGCGTTCGTACTCGTCGGTCCGGTCCTGGAGGACGTTCGCGTAGGCCACGACGTCGCCGGCCGACTCGTCCGTACCGGCGCTCGAGGTCGCGTCGGGGTCGAACGTCCCCGAGTCGGCGACCTCGTCCCCGCGGATCGGAACGACCACCTCGCGAGCCCAGAACCGGCTGCCGTCGCTCCGGTGTCGCCAGCCCTCGTCTTCGACGCGCCCCTGGGTTCGCGCGTGCTCGAGCACCTTCGCCGGCCGGCCGGTCGTGCGCTCTTCGGCTGGGAAGAAGATGCGATAGTGACGACCCACGACCTCGGCTTCCTCGTATCCCGTGAGCTCTCGGACGCTCTCGTTCCACGCGGCGACGCGACCGTCGGCGTCGAGTATCGACACCCCGTGATCGGGGAGGCGCGTCGCCAGCCGGCGAACGTCGAGGGTGAACTCGAGGCGGTCGTCTCCGTTCGGTCCGGTCTCCGATTCGTTCGCCCCACCGTTACACTCCGAGGATGAGTCCGTCATTGGTTGGTGTATTCAGAACACGTTCGCGCTGGCCGTGTTCAGGCCAGTGGTTCCCGTTACCAGTTACCACTCAGAACGTGGAAAAACCGACGGTGACCTGTGCCACGTATTTATGTTTATTTTTCGTTTATGGTGCCGGAGTGACCAATTCTGGGACGAGAACCGACGACGTTACTGGGTCCCAGCCCGGTCGACCGAGTATGAGCGACCTCGCGATCGTCGAGAGCCGGGCCGACCGCGCGTCGGTCCACGTCTGCGACCAGCTCCGCGACCTCGCCGACTGGGAGGCCCTCGAGGACGGCTCCCGACCCGACGCCGACGGCGGCGGGACCTACTACCGTCTCGAGGGCGCCGAACTCCGGTCGTTCGAGGACTTCCACCTAGAACTCGAGTCCCCCGTCGACGCCTTCGACTGCGACCCCGACGTGCTGGTGTTCGCCTCCCGCCACTCCGGCGACACGGGACCGCTGCTGACGGGCCACTTCACGGGCAATTTCGGCCCCGCGGAGTTCGGCGGCGAGCCTAACGCCGTCGCAGACGCGTGTCCCCACGCGCTGGCGCGCCTGCTCGAGGCCTTCGACGAGCACGCCCCCGAAGGATACGACGTCGGGATGGAGTGTACCCACCACGGCCCGACCGACGTCGGCTGTCCGTCGCTGTTCGCGGAACTGGGCAGCGGCGACGAGCAGTGGGACGACCCCGCCGGCGCCGAGGCGGTCGCCCGAGCGATTCTGGATCTGCGCGGCGTCGATCCCCACCGCTCGCGGCAGATCGTCGGCTTCGGCGGCAACCACTACGCGCCGCGGTTCGAGCGCGTCGTCCGCGAGACCGAGTGGGCAGTCGGCCACGTCGCGGCCGACTGGGCCCTCGAGTCGATGGCCCACCCGACGACCCACCCCGACGTGCTCGCGGCCGCGTTCGAGGCCAGCGAGGCTGAGATCGCGCTCGTCGACGGCGAGTGGCCGGTCCTCGAGGAGACGCTCGAAGAACTTGGTCATCGGCTCGTCAGCGAGACGTGGCTCCGCGAGGTGGGTGACCGACCGCTCGAGGTGGTCGACGCCGTCGAGTCCGATCTCGGGCGCGTCGACGACGGAATCCGGTTCGGCGACCGACGCGCGGACGCGTTCGACGTCGTCGACCTGCCGGCCGATCTGGTCGCCACCGCACAGGGGATCGATCCCGACCGCGTGCGAGAAATCGTCGCATCGAACGCCGTCGCCTTCGCGACGGAGAACGGCGGCAGTCGCGTCGGATCGCGCGTCGCGATTCCGGCCGAAGACGAAGACACCGCCCGCGAAACGATCGTTGCGGAGCTCGCAACCGTCCTCGAGGAGAAGTACGACGACGTGACCGTCGCGGACGACGCGGTCGTCGCCGAGCGGACGGCGTTCGATCCCAACCTCGCGCGCGAGGTCGGCGTCCCCGAGGGGCCGAAATTCGGCGCGCTCGCCGACGGCGAGTCCGTCACCGTCGACGGAGAAACGGTCAGTCCGCAGAGAGTTCAGCGTCAGGAAACCGATCGGTTCTCGAAGTAACCGGACAGAACGAACGCAGTAATCGCCGGCTACCGGGTCAGGGGACGGGATTCACGGCATCGAGTAGGTGACAGATACTCACTCCCGATCGTGTCAGACATACGTCTGACGTGTAGGGGAAAGGTAATTATGCTCCATCTTCTAGACAGTGCCAAGAATGGACTCCATCATCGACGATGCGATCGACGAGGCCGAAACCGGGGAGCAGTCCGAAGTCCCCGACGACGCTCCGCTTCAGGACGACCAGTCCGCGGGCGGCGACGCGTCGGACGGCCACCAGACAGGAACGATGACCGACGACGAACTCGAGGACGTTCTCCAGGACCTCCAAACCGATATCACCGTCGTCGGCTGTGGCGGCGCCGGCGGGAACACGGTCAACCGCATGCACGAGGAGGGGATCCACGGCGCGAAACTCGTCGCCGCGAACACCGACGTGCAACACCTCGTCGAGATCGAGGCCGACACCAAGATCCTGATGGGGAAAGAGAAGACCAGCGGCCGCGGCGCCGGGTCGCTCCCGCAGGTCGGCGAGGAGGCAGCCCTCGAGAGCCAGCAGGACATCTACGACGCCATCGACGGCTCCGACATGGTCTTCGTCACGGCGGGGCTGGGCGGCGGGACTGGTACCGGCTCGGCACCCGTCGTCGCCAAGGCCGCCCGCGAGGCCGGCGCCCTGACGATTTCGATCGTCACGACGCCGTTTACCGCGGAAGGTGAGGTTCGGCGGACGAACGCGGAAGCCGGCCTCGAGCGCCTGCGCGACGTGAGCGACACCGTCATCGTCGTCCCCAACGACCGCCTGCTCGACTCCGTCGGCAAACTGCCCGTCCGCCAGGCGTTCAAGGTCTCAGACGAGGTGCTGATGCGCTCGGTCAAGGGCATCACGGAACTGATCACGAAACCCGGCCTCGTCAACCTGGACTTCGCCGACGTTCGCACCGTCATGGAACGGGGCGGCGTCGCCATGATCGGCCTCGGCGAGTCCGACTCCGAGGCGAAAGCGGAGGACTCGGTCAAGACCGCCCTCAGATCGCCGCTGCTGGACGTCGACATCTCCGGCGCGAGCTCCGCGCTGGTCAACGTCACCGGCGGCAACGACATGGCCATCGAGGAGGCCGAGGGCGTCGTCGAGGAGATCTACGACCGGATCGACCCCGACGCGCGCATCATCTGGGGGACCTCGATCGACGAGCAACTCGAGGGTAGCATGCGGACGATGATCGTCGTCACCGGCGTCGAATCGCCTCAGATCTACGGCCGGCCCGACGAGGAGACCGTCCAGCCGGAGATGACCGGCCAGGCGGGCGGCGACGACATCGACTTCGTCAACTGATCGCGACCGCGAGCCGTTCGACCGCAGAGCGGATCGGGAGGGAGTCCATCTTCACCACTTCTAGTCGTCTGTACTCGCGTTTCGTGGCCGTGAGCTGTGAGCGAGAACAGTGAAAATACGTCCGAGCGGACACGCCGTCGGACTCCGGGACCGACCGCCGTGCCCGCCTCAGCAGATCGGTTTCGGGTCGATTCCTAAGTCATCCAGCGAGCCCGCGTACGCGTTGTACGCAGCCTCGATTACCTCTTCGGCCGCGTCTCGAGCGCGGTCCCAGTCTCCGTCCTCGTCACAGACGTCCTCGAGCAACTCGAGCGCCCGGTCGCCCTGTGCCGCCGTCTCGCTTCGCAGCTCCCGGAACTGATCGGCTCGGCGTTCGTCGCCCTCGTTGACGAAGAAGCTCACGACCTGCAGGTGGGTCCGCTCGCCGACCATCGACCGACCGACGAGTCCGCCGAGGCGGGAAGACGTGTCCTCGAGCGACCGGAGGGTCTCGTGCATCGGTCCGCCAGTCGCGTCGGCGTCGGCCTCGCCCTCGAGCAGATCCGCGACCCGTTCGTAGTGCTCGCGCTCCTGCTCGCGGAACTCGGCGAACGCCGCTCGCGTACCCTCGTGGCCCTCGTCGTCGGCCCAGCCCTCGAAGGTTTCTATCGCGGCGCGTTCGCTGTCGGCGACCGTCCGGAGGACCGTCTCCGCCGTCAAATCGGCGTCGGTGAGCGCGACGAGCAGTTTGGACGACCCGAGCCGCTCGAGTTCGCTGTCCATCGACTCCTCGACCGCGTCCCTGAATTCGTCGGCGTTCATACCCCTTCGACACCACGGATCGTGTTGAACGTTGGTGGCGGTTTGACGGGGTAGCGGGGCCGGCGAACCCACTGCGAGCCACGACTTAACCGTCGCGGCGGCGTACCGACGACCATGACCGATGGGAGCGAGTCCGCGGCGGCGGCCGACGAACAGGCCTCGATCGACCCCGAGACGTTGGCCGACCGACTGCGGTCCGGCGACGAGCTGACCGTCCTCGACGTCCGCGACCGCGACGAGTTCGAGCGCTGGCACCTCGAGGGCGAGGGCGTCGAGGCCGTCCAGATTCCCCACATGAAGTTCATCCAGGCCCA containing:
- a CDS encoding PAS domain S-box protein, with the protein product MTDSSSECNGGANESETGPNGDDRLEFTLDVRRLATRLPDHGVSILDADGRVAAWNESVRELTGYEEAEVVGRHYRIFFPAEERTTGRPAKVLEHARTQGRVEDEGWRHRSDGSRFWAREVVVPIRGDEVADSGTFDPDATSSAGTDESAGDVVAYANVLQDRTDEYERERNLREEKTFSESIFEAQPDVVYAFDAEGTFLKWNDRVPEVTGYAESELAEMEPLEFVAPDHRERVADALQRILEESPYVSVEAELLTKDGRRIPYEFNTARITDETGSVLGFTGVGRDVSDRKARERELREEKALTESIFEAQPDMLYAYDTEGKLIHWNERFEQATGYESGELEERNPLEFIAPSDRDHIADAIERILEDGDRVTAEGGLLTSDGEIVPYEFNSARITDDTGSVLGFTGVGRDITGRKARERELERLERLNATIRTIDEAMVTAETRDEVESAIVETFADADAYRFAAIGRVDPVVTSGRQPWEPQAWDGIDADAVETVLPSFVGPPDDDSDEPTLEMESVRCYHDLRESDVDDWRRDARERDYGAVAVVPITASGRTYGLLVVGAAESAAFTDREREVLQEFGGTIGHAINAMAVRRLLYQDIVVELEFESTDPRDVYVDCSARLDCRLSIGHVLPLTDERFVHYVTVTDADPERIRAVVTDYDAVEELRLVDTDADESHWEVVVAGPTITGLLADYGARVRSRVADRGVSTTVVQASPDIEVRDLVDAVTAAYPETEFVSKRTVEQPVETGGDFRRRVAEELTEKQRTALEAAFYGGYFEWPTRSSDAGEIADRLGIARQTFHQHLRVAQAKVLTAYFEGGTGAKRELRGG
- a CDS encoding D-aminoacyl-tRNA deacylase, with protein sequence MSDLAIVESRADRASVHVCDQLRDLADWEALEDGSRPDADGGGTYYRLEGAELRSFEDFHLELESPVDAFDCDPDVLVFASRHSGDTGPLLTGHFTGNFGPAEFGGEPNAVADACPHALARLLEAFDEHAPEGYDVGMECTHHGPTDVGCPSLFAELGSGDEQWDDPAGAEAVARAILDLRGVDPHRSRQIVGFGGNHYAPRFERVVRETEWAVGHVAADWALESMAHPTTHPDVLAAAFEASEAEIALVDGEWPVLEETLEELGHRLVSETWLREVGDRPLEVVDAVESDLGRVDDGIRFGDRRADAFDVVDLPADLVATAQGIDPDRVREIVASNAVAFATENGGSRVGSRVAIPAEDEDTARETIVAELATVLEEKYDDVTVADDAVVAERTAFDPNLAREVGVPEGPKFGALADGESVTVDGETVSPQRVQRQETDRFSK
- the ftsZ gene encoding cell division protein FtsZ, which codes for MDSIIDDAIDEAETGEQSEVPDDAPLQDDQSAGGDASDGHQTGTMTDDELEDVLQDLQTDITVVGCGGAGGNTVNRMHEEGIHGAKLVAANTDVQHLVEIEADTKILMGKEKTSGRGAGSLPQVGEEAALESQQDIYDAIDGSDMVFVTAGLGGGTGTGSAPVVAKAAREAGALTISIVTTPFTAEGEVRRTNAEAGLERLRDVSDTVIVVPNDRLLDSVGKLPVRQAFKVSDEVLMRSVKGITELITKPGLVNLDFADVRTVMERGGVAMIGLGESDSEAKAEDSVKTALRSPLLDVDISGASSALVNVTGGNDMAIEEAEGVVEEIYDRIDPDARIIWGTSIDEQLEGSMRTMIVVTGVESPQIYGRPDEETVQPEMTGQAGGDDIDFVN